The genomic window CATGCGCATCGAGGACCTCATGCATGAGCTGCGCCGCGAGTACACGATCATCATCGTCACCCACAACATGCAGCAGGCGGCTCGGGTCGCCGATCGCACGGCGTTCTTCACCGCGCTCGCCGATGACACCACGGGTGACCGGACCGGCGTGCTGGTGGAGTACGCACCCACCGCGCAGATCTTCGAACAGCCCGCCGATCAGCGCACGGAGGACTACATCAGCGGCAGATTCGGGTGACGTCACCGGCAACACCGGTCAAACGTTCCGAGGATGTGTGCTGACCGGCATCCACCCGCGTCACCGCAGCACGAGCTCCTTCTTCTGCTGCTTCTCCCGTCGACGCGCGACGACACGGTTTCGGATCGAGAACGCGAGCACGAGAGCCAGCAGCGCGTACAGCGAGATCGTGATGGGACCCTGCACCAGCACCGAGAAGTCGCCGTTCGCGCTCATCGCGGCATCGCGCAGACTCGTCTCGGCCAGCGGCCCCAGCACCATTCCGATGATGAGCGGCGCGAGCGGGTAGTCCATCGCGCGCATGAGGAAACCCAGCACGCCGATGCCGAGCAGCATCAGCAGGTCGAACGTCGACCCCGACGTGGCGTAGATGCCCAGCGCGCAGAACACGGTGATGCCGGCGTACAGGTACGGGCGGGGGATGAGCAGCAGCTTCGCCCACAGCATCGCGAACGGCAGGTTCAGGATCAGCAGGACGACCATCGCGATGAAGAAGCTCGCCAGCAGAGACCAGACGAGGTCGGGCGCGCGGTCGAAGAGCAACGGGCCGGGCTGCAGCCCGTACTGCCGGAACGCGGCGAGCATGATCGCCGCGGTGGCCGAGATCGGGAGCCCCAGCGCGAGCAGCGCGCCCATCGCCATGCCGGTGGTCGAGTTGCCCGCCGCCTCCGGGGCGGCAAGCCCACGGATCGCACCGCGACCGAACTGCGGATCCTTGCGCCGAGCGTCGAGGCGCTTCTCGACCCCGTACGCCAGGAACGTGGGGATCTCGGACCCGCCGGCGGGGATGACGCCGAACGGCAGGCCGATCGCTGTGCCCCGTAGCCAGGCGGGCGTCGCCTCTTTCAGCTCCTTGCGGCTCAGCCATGGGCGGCCGGTGGGGCGGATGAGCGACCTGTCGGAGGTATGCCGTTCCAGGCATGCGACGTAGATGACCTCGCCGAGAGCCAGGATCGCGACGGTGACGGTCACGAGTGAGACGCCGTCGAAGAGCTGCGGCGAGTCCATCGTGAACCGGGGTGCCCCCGAGACGCCGTCGATGCCGATCACCGCGATGCCGAGGCCGATGAACAGGGCGGTCAGTCCCTTGATCACGTTGTCGGTGACGACGGACGACGTGGCGGCGAAAGCGAACACCGCGAGTGCGAAGAACTCCGCGGGCCCGAACCTGCTGGAGAAGTCGGCGAGGGCGGGGGCGACGAACACGACCACGATCGAGGCGATGAACCCGCCGATGAACGCGCCGATCGCGGCGGTCGCGAGGGCCTGCGCGGCTCGGCCGTTGAGCGCCATCTTGTGACCCTCGAACGTGGAGGCGATCGCCGAGGCCTGACCGGGCGTGTTCATCAGGATGCCCATGGTCGAGTCGCCGAACAGGCCGCCGAAGTACACCCCGGCGAACATGATGAAGGCGGCGGTCGGGTCCAGCGAGAAGGTGACGGGGAGCAGAAGCGCCACCGCCATCGAGGACCCGAGGCCCGGGAGCACGCCGACGGCCGTGCCGAGCAGGCATCCGATGAGCACCCACAGCAGGTTCGCGGGGGTGAGCGCGCCGGCGAAGCCCTCGGCGAGCATCTGCAGTGCATCCATGTCAGAACCCCCCGAGGATGCCGGAGGGGAGCGTCATCCCCAGCATCATGTCGAAACCGATGTAGGCCACCGAGCTCACCGTGAACCCGACCACGAGGCTCTGCCACGGCTTGGTGGAACCGAAGCCGCGCGCGACGCACCAGAACAGCAGCCCGGCGGCGATGATCCAGCCGAGCAGGTCGAGGGCGAACGCGAAGACCAAGAACGATCCGACGACCCAGGCCAGCGACGCGACGTCGACGCGCACCGGGCGGGCGGGGGTGGATGCCGCAGCGGCGGTCTCCTCGTCGAGGAGCGCCTCGACGGGGTCGGCGGCGGGCGCGGCCGGCGTGCGCGCGTCGCGCAGCGCGTTGATCGAGAGGACGACCGCGAAGACGTACAGGCCGGCGGCGATGATCCCGGGGAAGAACTGGGGGCCCGGGAAGCTCGTTCCCTCGGGCACCCTCATGGTGAGGATGCCGACCAGCAGGTACGTCGCGAAGGCGGCGATCACGATGGGCATCGTGAGCCCCTTGAGCAGCGCCGCCGTGCGGCTCGGACCCGAGGTGAGCCGGTATCGGCCGCCGATGACGGCGGATGCCGCGGTGGGATTCGTGGGAAAGGTCACAGGCCCATCTCCTCGTACAGGGTCGCGATGCGACTCTCCTCGTCGTCGAGGAACGCCGCCAGGTCGTCGCCGGTGATGATCCGCTCGGTCCATCGGTACCGCTCGATGGCGTCCGCCCACTCCGGGGTGGCGACGCTGTCGAGTACGAGGTCGGTGAGCGCCTCGACGTCGTCGTCGCCCAGCCCGGACGGTGCCGCCAGGAGCCGCCAGTTCGACAGCGAGATGTCGTAGCCCTGCTCCGCCGCGGTCGGGATGTCGATGCCGTCGATGGGCTCCTTCGCCACCAGCGCGAGCGCCCGCAGGCGTCCCGCCTCGATCTGGTCGATGTTGTCGGGGTAGCCGCCGGCCGCTGCCTGGGCGGTGCCGTTGAGGAGCGCCTGGATGGCTTCGCCGCCGCCGTCGGAAGAGATGTACGTGGTCTCGACGGGGTCGATGTCGGCGGCGAGCGCGAGATCGGTCACCACCAGCTGGTCGAAGGATCCGCCGCCGGTCCATGGGATCGACGCCGGATCCTCCCGCCAGGCGGCAACGAGGTCGTCGAGCGTCTCGTGCGGAGAGTCGGCCGGCACCACGATGACGTCGTACTCCTCGACGATGACGGCGAGCGGGGTGACGTCGCTCATCTTCGCCGCGGAGTCGAACTGGATCGTCGCGGCGAGGAGACCCGTACCGCCCACCAGCAGGTTGTTGGCCTGACCGTTCAGCACCGACACGTTGCCGAGCGCGATCGTGCCTCCGGCGCCGGGCATGTTGACGACCTGCACGTTGTTGACCAGGCCGTTGGCCTTCTGCGCCTGCTGCAGCTCGCGCGCGACGCCGTCCCACCCGCCGCCCGCGGCGGCCGGCGCGATGATCGTCATGGAGGCGCTGATCTCCTGCCCGCTCGCCGCAGAGGTGATCGAGCCGAACGCCGCCACGCCGACGGCAGCCGCGGCGACGGCTCCGCCGATGACGCGCGTGACCACCGTTCGGGTGCGGGAGGTGCCGCCGCTGTGCGTGTCTGTGCCGTTGTCGCTCATGCTCTCTCTCCGTCCACCCGGACCTCTTCGTCTCCGATAGATCATTTCACCGCGCGACGCGGGCTGGGGGGTTGCACCGGTGTGTGCTACCGGCTGGCATCCGTGCCGGAATGATCCTGCAGCATCGCCGAGAGCACTTCCTGCGCGACGCGCGGCGCTGCCCGCTCGGGCAGCCAGTGGTTCTCGTCGAGCTCGACGAAGCGGTACTCCGCGCCGACGTACCGGCCGGTCAGCTCGGCGGCACGACGGCCGAGGGCCTGATCCCCGTTTCCCCAGATGTACGTGGTGTCGACGCTGATGGCGTCCGGGGCGGTGCGTCGCCGACGCCGGTCGGGCAGCCACATGCCGCGGTACCAGTTGAGAGCCCCGCGCAGCGCCTGCGGCCCGGAGAGGAAGCGCTGGTACTCCTGCGCGAGGTCGATGGGGAGCCCCGACGCGACGAGCAGCCTTGCCAGGCGCGGTCGCAGCAGTGCTTCGGGCAGCCATGGCAGCTGGAAGAACCCGATGTAGAGCGACCGCAGCGCCTGCGCCGACGACACCAGCGATCGCAGCATCGCCCGTGGATGCGGCGTCGACAGCACCGTCACGCCGCTCAGCCGGTGCGGGGATGCCGCGGCCATCCGCCACGCGACGAACCCGCCCCAGTCGTGGCCGACGAGGTGGACGCGCTCGACCTCCAGGGCGTCGAGCAGCGCTGTGACGTCGCCGACGACGTCGACCGCGCGGTAGTCGCGACGCCGCCGTGGGCGCGCGCCGGGGGAGTATCCGCGCTGGTCGAACGCGACGACGCGCGCGCCACCCGCAGCCAGCAGCGGCGTCACCGCGTCCCACGTGCGACGCGACCCGGGGAACCCGTGCAGCAGCACGACGACCGGGCCATCGAGGGGTCCCGTATCGGAGACATCGAAGCGCAGGGATCCGCGGCGGAAGTCGTGGAGGCGCGTCTGCGGCATCCTTCATCTTCATCTCCGGGCGCGGCTCGTGCCCAGGGGGTTGCGTGGCGCGAGTGGCCGCGTGCGGGATTCAGGGCGCCGCGCCGAACTGAGGGGATCTGCCCGGATGAGGGCGTTCTGGCTGAGGTTGCCCCTCATTTCGATCGAGCCCCTCATTCCGGCGGGCGTGGGGCCGCCTCACCCCGTAGCTGGCCGGATCCCGTCGCGCCGTGACCGCCTGCCGCCTTTCCGGGCGGCGCCGCAGCCCGCCAGGATGGGGACATGAGCCCGACCGACACCGCCCTGCTCGTCATCGACGCACAGGAGTCCTTCCGGCAGCGTCCCGACGACTGGGCGGCCACCGCGAACCCGCAGGTCTTCGACAACATCGCCCTGCTCGTCGCGCATGCGCGCGCCGCGGGCGATGCCGTGGCCTGGGTGACGCACGCCGAGCCGGGCACCGGGGAAGTGTTCGACCCCGACTCCGGGTTCGTCCGGGTTGTCGCGGAACTCGGACCCCGGGCCGACGAGATCCAGGTGACCAAGACCACGGTCAACGCCTTCACCTCGACCGACCTGCAGCGGCAGCTCGCGGCCCGCGGCATCGGCCGGCTGGTCGTCTGCGGCATCCGCACCGAGCAGTGCTGCGAGACCACGGCGCGGATCGCGGGCGACCTCGGGTTCGTGGTGGAGTTCGTGACGGATGCCACGACGACCTCGCCGATCCCGGCGGGCCCCGGGTACGCGGCGGTCTCCGGGGACGATCTGATGCGGCGGACGGAGAGCGTCCTCGGCGCGCGGGAGTTCGCCACCATCACCACGACCGCCCGGCGCGTGCGAGCCGCCGCGGCCGTGTGACCGACGCCCCGGAGTCCGTCCACCTCGATGATTGTCCTGTCTCCACGGTGCCCGCCCGCCGGCCGCGGCGGATCGCCCGACCGGTCAGGTCTGGGGTGAGGGCCGGTGGATCGTGGCATCCACCGATCGGTTGATGCGGGCATGCGGGTCGCTGCTGCTCACGGCTCGGCGGTGGAGACTGAGGGTGTGCGCATCGAGTTCGAATCCGTCGTGTTCCGGTGGGAAGCACGCCCCGAGACGTGGCTGTTCGCCGACGTCCCCGAGGAGCTGAGCGCCGACATCGCCGAACTCACTGCACCCTTCACACGCGGGTTCGGTGCGGTGCGCGTCGAGGCCACCGTCGGCGGCACGACGTGGCGCACGTCGATCTTCCCCAGTACGTCCGGTCGCTACTGGCTTCCGCTCAAGCGCGCCGTGCGCGAGGCGGAGTCGCTCGAGGAGGGTGGGGCGGTCACGGCGTCGCTCGAGGTGCTGGGGGTCTGACGGGTCACTCCGCTTCGTCGAGGGCCGCGGGCCGGGCGGAGCTCGTTTGACCTGTGGTCAGACCATACCCTAGGCTTGAAACGATTCATTCGGATCGCGACCAAGGAGTCAGCATGGCCATCGACCGCCCGACCATCGAGCAGTATCTCGCCAGCATGGGCGCGGCCGGGCACCGCATCTGTGAGATCGACGCGAGCGAAGCCGGTGCCGGCAACATCTCGATCTGCCTCGACGAGCTTCCGCGCGTTCGTCAGCTCTTCCCGATCTCGGAGCGCATCGAGCTGCCGCTGGCCGCGCCCGCCTTGGCAGGTCGCACGCTGCTGGTCACCGGATCGGGGCGGCGCCTGCGCCAGATCGCCGAGAACCCGCTGGCGGCGATCGCGGCGGTCATCGTGGATGCCGACGGCGTCGGCGCCGAGATGCTCTCGTCACCGCAGCGCCAGTTCGACGCGCTCACGAGCGAGTTCAACTCTCATCTCGCGGTGCACGACGATCAGGTCGGCCGGCGCGGGCTGGACTTCCACGCCGTGGTGCACGCACAGCCGCCGCACTTGACCTACCTCAGTCACGTGCCGACGTACCGGGACACCGAGACGATGAACCGCCGCATCCTGCGGTGGGAGCCGGAGTCGATCGTGGCCCTCCGCGACGGCATCGGCGTGCTGGAGTTCATGGTGCCCGGATCCGCCGAACTCATGGCGGCCAACGTGCAGGGCCTGCGCGAGCACGAGATCGTGCTCTGGAGCAAGCACGGCGTCATGGCCCGATCCGATCTGTCGGTCACGCGCGCGGTGGACCGGGTCGAGTATGCCGAGACCGGCGCGAAGTACGAGTACATGAACCTCACCGCCGGCGGCCGCGGGGAGGGGCTGAGCACGGACGAGATCCGGGCGGTGGCCGACGCCTTCGGCGTGACGTCGCGCTGGGTGTCGTGACGCGTCCGCCGATCGGCTGACCGCGCCGCTGGGACGGCACGGGTGCGGCGCCCGCCGATGCGGGAGTGCTCAGCACTCCCGGTGCACGTGGCCCGGTGCCCCCGGCGGCTGCAGCGCGCGGTCGCGCAGGATGATGGAGCGCTCCGGGCCGTCGTCGCGGCAGATCCACTCGAACGCGGTGCGTGACACGCCGTCGCGCTGCTGCACCGGGTCGGCGTCGGTGTACTCGATCTCGAAGACGAGGGCTCCGTACACGTCGGTGTAGGCGTCGCACTCGCTGTGCGCGGCGCATTCCTCGGCGATCGCGAAGTCGAACCCCTGCACCGGGTCGGTCGTGTCCACGAACGTGCGGCCGGTGAGTCCGTATCCGTCCGGTGAATCGGACGTGTTCTTCTGGGCGATCGCGAGCCCGAGATCGTGCACGGCCGGCACCACGAGCTTCAGGTACTCGCGCGTCTGCGCGAACGAGACCAGCCCGGCCGAGCGCCCGGCCGCATCGAGGTTGTCGGGTTCGATCGCCTGGTATCCGGCATCCGCACATCCCTGGAACCACTCGTGTTGCACGTCGAGCAGCCGCTCGCGCTGGGCGGGTGTGCGCACGTCGAAGAGCGCCTCGTTCCATTCGCCGTCGATGACGAGCGCCCCGTCGGTGTCGCGCAGCAGCAGGTCGGGATGGTTATCGATCCACCACTGCGTGGTGCCATAGCCCCCGGGGCCTGCGACGCCTTCCTCGTCGGGCTGCGTCTGCAGCAGGTTCACGTAGCAGACGTTGTAGAAGCCGTCACCGGCCGGTTCGGCCCGGCGATCGCGGCTGACCACCTGCACTCCGGCCTCGGGTGCGTAGCTCCCGCCCAGCTGGTACGAGAACCCGCCGGTCGCGGGCGGCAGCGCAGGCGCCGAGATGTCGGCCCGTGCCGCCGGCGTCGCGACAGTCGGAGGGCGTTCGGAAACCCCGAAGGCCACAGCGATCAGGGCGGTGACCCCCAGCCCGCCGAGTGCGGCAGCCGCGGCCCAGCGCTTCGTCGCCGAGGAGGGACCGCGGGGTCTTGGCTGCACAAGGGACATTGTGCCCCGGGCCGGTCGCGGTCAGTCCCGTCGTCGACGGGACGTCCACAGCAGATAGCCGCTCAGGCTCGTGAACGCGGTGAGCACGGCACCGGTGATGGCGCGCTGCCACGTGCGCAGGCGGTCGTCGCGGCCCATCAGCTGACCGATGCTGTTGATGAGTGCCGCAGTGATGATGCCGGCGACCACGCGGTTGCCGATGCGCTCGGCGCGGGCGAAGAGCGGGACGAGCTCTGTCGCGCGCAGGTGGACCTCGATGCCGTTGTCATCGACCGACTCGATCAGCCGGCGAAGACGCGTGGGCAACTCGAGCATGAGCGCGCCGGCATCGATCGACGCGCGTCCTATGCGCTTGGACAGCGCCTCGAACGACAGCCGACGGCGGATGAGGCGGCGGGCGTAGGGCGTGAGCACCGCGTTCAGGTCGAACGCGGGATCGAGCTGCACGCCCACCCCCTCGATGACGACGAGCGTGCGCACCACGAGGGAGATCTCGTGCGGCAGCTGCAGGTGGCTCTCGCGGAGGATGCGGAGCAGATCGGTGACCATGCGGGTGAAGTGGATGTCGCCGAGGGGCTTGTCGAAGTGCTGCGAGAGGAAGGACGCCACACTCGCGCGCAGGGCTCGCCGGTCCACCGACCCCTGGGTGACGGACAGCTCGATCAGTGCGTTGGCGAGGGCTTCGGAGTCGCGGGTCCCCGTGCCGATGAACACATCGGCGAGCTGATCGGCCAGTTCTTCGCTGAGCTCGCCGACCATGCCGAAGTCGATGAAAGCGAGCGTGCCGTCGGGGTGGACGAAGAGATTGCCGGGATGCAGGTCGGCGTGGAAGAACCGGTCCTCGAAGATCATCGTCAGCACGATCTTTCCGCCCGCCTCGGCCAGCGCGCCGGGGTCGATGCCTGCGGCATCCAGGGCTTGCCGATCACTCACCTTGATGCCGGTCATGCGCTCGAGAGTGAGTACGCGGGAGGTGGTGGTCTCCCAGAACACCCGGGGGATCACGACCCCGCGGCGGGTGGCGAAGTTCTCCGCGAACCGCTCGGCATTGCGGGCCTCGCGCAGGTAGTCGAGCTCGGCGCGCAGCGTGTCGGAGAACTCCTTCACGATGCCGGTGATGTTGTAGGAGCGGGCCAGCGACGACACCCTCGCCGCTCGCCCGGCGAGGGTGTTGATGATCTCGAGGTCGTCCTGCACCTGCCGGACCACCTCGGGGCGGCGCACCTTCACCACGACGGGCGTGCCGTCGCCGAGGGTCGCCGCGTGCACCTGACCGATCGAGGCGGATGCCATCGGGGTCCAATCGAACGACGCGAAGAGTTCCTCCGGGTCGCTGCCCAGCTCCTGGTGGACGGTCTCCCGGATCCGCTCGGCGGGCACCGCGGGTCCGGCATCCTGCAGCTTCGACAGCTCGGTGATGTAGGCCGGCGGCAGCAGGTCGGTTCGCGTCGACAGCAGCTGACCCAGCTTGATGAACGTCGGACCGAGGTCCTCGAGGACCAGCCGCAGCTGGGTCGGCGCGTCGGCCGGCGGCGCGGGCGGAGTGCCGGCTGCGGCCCGCCGGCGCGAGGGGAGGAACCGGGTGATGCCGAGTTCGCCGGCGAGAAAGCCCAGACCGTGGCGGGCGAGCGTGTCGGCGATCTCCTGATACCTGCCCAGCGGTGGTGGCTGCATCGCCCCATCATGTCGACCTGCGGTGCGTGGAGACAAGGGTCGCTGACGTCCTTGTGCAGGTGGCGCCGGGGGCGGATGCTGTGGTCAGCCGTCGCCCGGGCGCTGCGCGCGCACCGGTCGCGCACCGCTCAATCTGCCGCTCGCGCACCGCCTGCACTGGAGGCCGAAAACTCGTGACGAAGACCCCCGTCGTCAGAGGGG from Microbacterium sp. zg-Y625 includes these protein-coding regions:
- a CDS encoding tripartite tricarboxylate transporter TctB family protein, translating into MTFPTNPTAASAVIGGRYRLTSGPSRTAALLKGLTMPIVIAAFATYLLVGILTMRVPEGTSFPGPQFFPGIIAAGLYVFAVVLSINALRDARTPAAPAADPVEALLDEETAAAASTPARPVRVDVASLAWVVGSFLVFAFALDLLGWIIAAGLLFWCVARGFGSTKPWQSLVVGFTVSSVAYIGFDMMLGMTLPSGILGGF
- a CDS encoding DUF1905 domain-containing protein, whose product is MRIEFESVVFRWEARPETWLFADVPEELSADIAELTAPFTRGFGAVRVEATVGGTTWRTSIFPSTSGRYWLPLKRAVREAESLEEGGAVTASLEVLGV
- a CDS encoding endo alpha-1,4 polygalactosaminidase → MQPRPRGPSSATKRWAAAAALGGLGVTALIAVAFGVSERPPTVATPAARADISAPALPPATGGFSYQLGGSYAPEAGVQVVSRDRRAEPAGDGFYNVCYVNLLQTQPDEEGVAGPGGYGTTQWWIDNHPDLLLRDTDGALVIDGEWNEALFDVRTPAQRERLLDVQHEWFQGCADAGYQAIEPDNLDAAGRSAGLVSFAQTREYLKLVVPAVHDLGLAIAQKNTSDSPDGYGLTGRTFVDTTDPVQGFDFAIAEECAAHSECDAYTDVYGALVFEIEYTDADPVQQRDGVSRTAFEWICRDDGPERSIILRDRALQPPGAPGHVHREC
- a CDS encoding ABC1 kinase family protein gives rise to the protein MQPPPLGRYQEIADTLARHGLGFLAGELGITRFLPSRRRAAAGTPPAPPADAPTQLRLVLEDLGPTFIKLGQLLSTRTDLLPPAYITELSKLQDAGPAVPAERIRETVHQELGSDPEELFASFDWTPMASASIGQVHAATLGDGTPVVVKVRRPEVVRQVQDDLEIINTLAGRAARVSSLARSYNITGIVKEFSDTLRAELDYLREARNAERFAENFATRRGVVIPRVFWETTTSRVLTLERMTGIKVSDRQALDAAGIDPGALAEAGGKIVLTMIFEDRFFHADLHPGNLFVHPDGTLAFIDFGMVGELSEELADQLADVFIGTGTRDSEALANALIELSVTQGSVDRRALRASVASFLSQHFDKPLGDIHFTRMVTDLLRILRESHLQLPHEISLVVRTLVVIEGVGVQLDPAFDLNAVLTPYARRLIRRRLSFEALSKRIGRASIDAGALMLELPTRLRRLIESVDDNGIEVHLRATELVPLFARAERIGNRVVAGIITAALINSIGQLMGRDDRLRTWQRAITGAVLTAFTSLSGYLLWTSRRRRD
- a CDS encoding class II aldolase/adducin family protein: MAIDRPTIEQYLASMGAAGHRICEIDASEAGAGNISICLDELPRVRQLFPISERIELPLAAPALAGRTLLVTGSGRRLRQIAENPLAAIAAVIVDADGVGAEMLSSPQRQFDALTSEFNSHLAVHDDQVGRRGLDFHAVVHAQPPHLTYLSHVPTYRDTETMNRRILRWEPESIVALRDGIGVLEFMVPGSAELMAANVQGLREHEIVLWSKHGVMARSDLSVTRAVDRVEYAETGAKYEYMNLTAGGRGEGLSTDEIRAVADAFGVTSRWVS
- a CDS encoding isochorismatase family protein; amino-acid sequence: MSPTDTALLVIDAQESFRQRPDDWAATANPQVFDNIALLVAHARAAGDAVAWVTHAEPGTGEVFDPDSGFVRVVAELGPRADEIQVTKTTVNAFTSTDLQRQLAARGIGRLVVCGIRTEQCCETTARIAGDLGFVVEFVTDATTTSPIPAGPGYAAVSGDDLMRRTESVLGAREFATITTTARRVRAAAAV
- a CDS encoding tripartite tricarboxylate transporter permease → MDALQMLAEGFAGALTPANLLWVLIGCLLGTAVGVLPGLGSSMAVALLLPVTFSLDPTAAFIMFAGVYFGGLFGDSTMGILMNTPGQASAIASTFEGHKMALNGRAAQALATAAIGAFIGGFIASIVVVFVAPALADFSSRFGPAEFFALAVFAFAATSSVVTDNVIKGLTALFIGLGIAVIGIDGVSGAPRFTMDSPQLFDGVSLVTVTVAILALGEVIYVACLERHTSDRSLIRPTGRPWLSRKELKEATPAWLRGTAIGLPFGVIPAGGSEIPTFLAYGVEKRLDARRKDPQFGRGAIRGLAAPEAAGNSTTGMAMGALLALGLPISATAAIMLAAFRQYGLQPGPLLFDRAPDLVWSLLASFFIAMVVLLILNLPFAMLWAKLLLIPRPYLYAGITVFCALGIYATSGSTFDLLMLLGIGVLGFLMRAMDYPLAPLIIGMVLGPLAETSLRDAAMSANGDFSVLVQGPITISLYALLALVLAFSIRNRVVARRREKQQKKELVLR
- a CDS encoding alpha/beta fold hydrolase, with the protein product MPQTRLHDFRRGSLRFDVSDTGPLDGPVVVLLHGFPGSRRTWDAVTPLLAAGGARVVAFDQRGYSPGARPRRRRDYRAVDVVGDVTALLDALEVERVHLVGHDWGGFVAWRMAAASPHRLSGVTVLSTPHPRAMLRSLVSSAQALRSLYIGFFQLPWLPEALLRPRLARLLVASGLPIDLAQEYQRFLSGPQALRGALNWYRGMWLPDRRRRRTAPDAISVDTTYIWGNGDQALGRRAAELTGRYVGAEYRFVELDENHWLPERAAPRVAQEVLSAMLQDHSGTDASR
- a CDS encoding tripartite tricarboxylate transporter substrate binding protein, which codes for MSDNGTDTHSGGTSRTRTVVTRVIGGAVAAAAVGVAAFGSITSAASGQEISASMTIIAPAAAGGGWDGVARELQQAQKANGLVNNVQVVNMPGAGGTIALGNVSVLNGQANNLLVGGTGLLAATIQFDSAAKMSDVTPLAVIVEEYDVIVVPADSPHETLDDLVAAWREDPASIPWTGGGSFDQLVVTDLALAADIDPVETTYISSDGGGEAIQALLNGTAQAAAGGYPDNIDQIEAGRLRALALVAKEPIDGIDIPTAAEQGYDISLSNWRLLAAPSGLGDDDVEALTDLVLDSVATPEWADAIERYRWTERIITGDDLAAFLDDEESRIATLYEEMGL